From Sander lucioperca isolate FBNREF2018 chromosome 14, SLUC_FBN_1.2, whole genome shotgun sequence, the proteins below share one genomic window:
- the lman1 gene encoding protein ERGIC-53, which produces MAVSIAQRPAAKARVLLLTFLTTLIFHCSIADIAAGASTSEELPHRRFEYKYSFKGPHLSQTDGNIPFWIHTGNAIPSADQVRITTSLRSQKGSVWTKNKVSFDNWEAEVTFRVSGRGRMGADGLALWFTTAQGLDGPVYGAADQWNGVGIFFDSFDNDGKKNNPAILVVGNNGNLVYDHQNDGTTQALGTCLRDFRNKPYPVRAKITYYKKTLTVMINNGFTPDREDYEFCTKVDNMIIPSEGFFGISAATGGLADDHDVLSFLLFRLTEPGQQPPPPDSEIPKEEKDKYQEEFQIFQQELDKKKEEFQKEHPDVQGEPIEDLYESVNDREIRQVFEGQNRIHLEIKQLHRQLAMILDEQRRYVSVITDDVAKKGTNAESGQLDTVGQQQLGTVITTQQEVLKSLNELRNSFYESLKQIGLTQHQGNAGGMGTYESIQHFNDIKEHLHTVKRDVEHLVQRNAQNPAEKVMKCPEVPPMPSCLSTVHFAVFIVVQSVLFFCYIMYKSQQEAAAKKFF; this is translated from the exons ATGGCGGTGTCCATTGCACAGCGCCCGGCTGCCAAAGCTCGTGTGTTGTTATTAACTTTTCTCACAACGTTAATATTTCACTGCAGTATCGCCGATATCGCCGCCGGTGCCTCGACGTCAGAAGAGCTTCCCCACCGCCGGTTTGAGTACAAATACAGCTTCAAAGGACCGCACCTGTCTCAGACCGACGGCAATATTCCGTTTTGGATTCACACTGGAA ATGCTATTCCTAGTGCAGACCAGGTGCGCATTACAACGTCCCTCAGGAGTCAGAAGGGCTCTGTGTGGACAAAAAACAAAGTCAGCTTTGACAACTGGGAGGCCGAGGTGACCTTTAGAGTATCTGGAAGAGGCCGGATGGGAGCGGACGGTTTG GCTTTGTGGTTCACCACTGCACAAGGCCTCGATGGTCCAGTGTACGGTGCTGCCGACCAGTGGAATGGAGTTGGAATCTTCTTTGACTCCTTTGACAACGATGGAAAG AAAAATAACCCCGCTATACTTGTTGTGGGAAACAATGGCAACCTTGTTTATGACCATCAAAA TGACGGCACAACACAAGCCCTCGGCACATGTTTACGAGACTTCCGCAACAAACCCTATCCTGTCCGAGCCAAAATAACGTACTACAAGAAGACGCTGACG GTTATGATCAACAACGGTTTCACTCCAGACAGAGAGGACTACGAGTTCTGCACAAAGGTGGACAACATGATCATTCCCAGTGAGGGCTTCTTTGGCATTTCAGCTGCCACTGGAGGTTTAGCAG ATGACCACGATGTTTTGTCCTTCTTGTTGTTCAGACTCACAGAGCCAGGCCAGCAACCG CCCCCACCAGATTCTGAGATTCCTAAAGAAGAGAAGGACAAGTACCAGGAGGAATTTCAGATCTTTCAGCAAGAGCTcgacaaaaagaaagaggagtTTCAGAAAGAGCACCCAGACGTCCAAGGAGAGCCAA TTGAGGACTTGTATGAGAGCGTGAATGACCGGGAGATCCGTCAGGTGTTTGAAGGCCAGAACCGGATCCACCTGGAGATCAAACAGCTCCACCGGCAGCTCGCTATGATCCTGGACGAGCAGCGGCGATATGTTTCTGTTATCACGGACGACGTCGCCAAGAAGGGGACGAACGCTGAGTCGGGACAG CTGGATACTGTCGGTCAACAACAGTTGGGCACTGTCATAACCACCCAGCAGGAGGTTCTCAAAAGTCTGAATGAGCTGAG AAACTCCTTTTATGAGTCACTGAAACAGATCGGCTTGACCCAACACCAGGGTAATGCAGGCGGTATGGGAACATACGAGAGCATTCAGCACTTCAACGACATCAAGGAGCATCTGCACACGGTCAAAAGGGACGTGGAGCACCTGGTCCAGCGCAATGCTCAG AATCCTGCTGAGAAGGTTATGAAGTGCCCCGAGGTGCCTCCCATGCCTTCCTGCTTATCCACTGTTCATTTTGCAGTCTTCATTGTCGTCCAGTCAGTCCTGTTCTTCTGCTACATCATGTACAA AAGTCAACAAGAAGCAGCAGCAAAGAAGTTCTTTTGA